ATCCATCACCCTGTCTCCCTTCATCAACCTCTTCCAAGGTCATCCCGGCGCCAGTTACCACCTTAGGGGTGTTGTCAGATTCCGGCTGTGTTTGGTAAATCTTCAAACTGTTCTGCTGCCCTAAGCAAATATTTACTCTGAGGGAGGATTTCTGATGACAAACctgcatgttttctttaatttctgtatgtGTCAAGATTATTTCTTCAGGAAAGGAATTTAAAGACCACGATAGTGAATTCTCCTCCCTTATAATAATTACATCAGAGCAGTTGTCATTCCTCCAAGAGCTCCCAGCAAAATTAGGCTGTCTTTAAAGAACAGTAATtctatgaaagaaaattgtccttttctgcagttttcccaCCCCTGGGGCAGAATTTTCCCTCTTGGCTAAAGATCTGTGAAGGGTGAGAACACCACCAGTTGCTGTGTGAGCTGTGACCTCAGCAGCTGTGACACGGGAGGGTTCTTAAGGTGTGACCCACCATCAGATATCTCTCAGAGAGCTGTGTCCTTAATGTTATTCACTTATAACAAATGCAATAAAAGAGGAATTCCAAGAAGCGTGGGGTCTAAGTTCCACTACTCTAAAAGTAGCAGGGCTCTGCCCCTTCTACCTGGAGGAAGGGAGGCTGCAGCAGTTAAAGAACACATATACAGGACACGTGGAAAAAGAGCTGGTGCTCAAGCCAGCCAGTTAAAGAACATATGCAGGACACGTGGAAATGAGCTGTTGCTCAAGAGGACGTGTTTTTTTTTGAGCTGACTGTTAAAGATAGATTGACTAATAAAGAGGAGGCTggtttttctccagctgctggagataTCTGTGAACTTTGCATTTCTCTGCTAAACTCTATAAATTGTAGTCGACTATTAACCAAGTGCTGGACTGTTCAGAGCAGCCCCGTAAGGCAGGAGGCTCATACCAAGCCAGCAGCACGTGGTGCCACCTTTTGCATGCAGAGGGAAAGGAACGTAAAGTGCCGGTGGAAAAACCTTGTGTGCTGTGGAAACCACAGCCCTGAGAGGATGAACCTGCCCTCTGTGAACCGCAGAAGTGCCTGAGCAAGGTAGGACAAGGAGCAGCGTTCGGGGCCAAGGGCAGGTGCGGTTTGTGGCTGCAGGGGGGGTTAATGCGGTTCACTTGTATTGCTGTGGCAGATGGCAAACACCCTCTCTAATGCCGGGGCCCCTCCCGTAGAATGCCCTGCTTTTCCCGGAATTCCACAGTTGCTGGGCAGCGGCTCCAGCTGCGCCATCCACAGCtgtccatgggctgcaggggggaaGGAGCAGCGGCTCCGTGCTATAGATTCACCTCGTCCATGTCTATGAACCGGCTCATTTAGCAACTTTTGCAATAAATCTGCCCCTTCCCGCTGGAGATGAGCCTGTTTCCCCCGTTAACTGGCAGCACCTCTGTTTGAAACAGGATCTGGTGACACAAATCTGCCCCCGCGGCGACAGGCTCGAGCAAGGAAAAGAAACGTTCAGGAAGGGAATGATCAGGCAACAAGGACTTACTCCAGCTGGTAGAGCCTGTCGTTGATCGGATGTGTTTGGAAGAGTCACAGAGGGGGATTTTCTGCGTGGGGCGTTTCCATCCCCTGCCTTGGCTGTTCCATCTGTAAAAACCTGCACTCCAAAAACTGCATCTGGGATTCAAACACcaaaaatgaagctgaaaggaggggagcaggagagctCAGACAGAAGTGAAGGTGCCAAGGGGGTGAGTATGTTGACTCCCTTCTTCCAGCTTGAGCCTCCCAGAGAGACACAGAACGAGCTCTTGGAAATCTCTGGATGCCTgtagggaaaggagaagggctGGCACGTCCACAGGGAGGGCAGAGATGAGTATTTCTTGAGCCCTGTTTATGTCTGTCTGCAGTGCAGGGTTGCACTGAGTGCTGtgattttctgtctgtctgcagcTCACCCACCCTGTAACTTCTGTGTGACTTCCCCCTTCTGTGTGTGAGTTTTCTGTCGTATTGTCTAATCAGTTTTAGGCTACAGTGTTAGTTTTCTGGGTGGGGCTGCCTTTTACAGCAGCGTTTGGTGGAGTCTTGCGCAACACAACGCTCGCGTGTGCCTGAGGGTTTTCCTAAAATGACTTTATTGCTGTAGCAGCAATGAGATGCATTAGCGAGCTATAAAAACCAACCagacaaaaacccaacaacccaGCTCTGTCAACACAGCCCGGGGGCTGAACAGCAACTAAATTGTTGTGAAAGGCAAGTTGTTTGGAGCCCTGAGCACTGTGTACCCACAAACATGGTGTTAGATCCCGCTCCAGATGGCAATTCCACTCGCCTCTTTAACTGCAAAGTGCAGCTCTTGTACCCCACAACCAAGCCCTCGCTGAGCTACTCGGATAAGTTCTAATTGGCTTCAGTGACAATCAATTAGATCCGTGAAAAGCTTGGTCCCAAAATGTGGGAGGCAGAAAAAATTAACAGGAAAGGGATTTTGCCACCTGATGCAAAATCgcttctttttaaagctttcctgTGCCAATATCCTGTGTTATTTCCTTACCCAATTTGCATGtgggaaaaagaataattgcttacaacctttttttccctgtggggTGGTATTTTAAGGATGatagcttcaaaaaaaaatttaatcatCCAAATGATTCATCAATACCAGCAAAGCACAGAGTGAATTACTGTAATGGCTATGTGCAAATCAAGTAGAACAAAATGAGTCGTAATGAAAACAACCCGTTGGGCTTTCATATGCAgtaaaattaagggaaaaaacacagaaaaccaagGCTTGAggtaattctttatttttacagaatgtCATTAATGCCTAAGAACCAGACCTGCTTCTAAGGcggtgtttgtttgttttctttcccctctaCAGAAAATGACCATTTCCCTTGCCCTGGTGGCTCTGATATCTGCCTTTGGATCTTCTTTCCAGTACGGCTACAACGTGTCTGTGATCAACTCTCCAGCCCCGGTAGGTCCAGCTGTGGAGTGGCCCATGACTTAGGAGTGGGTTTGCAAACACTTAGGAGCAGGTTTACAAACCCAACGAGTGTAACAGTTCATTATAGGGGTTTGTGGGGAGGTGCTTGTACTCTCCTCGTGCTCAGGACGGATGGACTGTGAAAAATGCCTCCCCCTCTGGGAACCAGGCACATCCTGTAAGTCAGGATAACTTGTAGTAACAGTTATCTAGTCCAGGCTTCTCTATCCCTCTCTTGTATTTGTTCTCCCACTCACCCACTCTTTTTCAAGACATTAGTTTAAAGCTTTATGgcatttgttgttgtttggctTTTACAGCACAAAAACTGTCCTGACCGTGCTAAACGTGCTCTGTGTTTCATTCCAGTACATGCAAGACTTTTACAACCAAACCTACTTGGACAGGACTGGGAAGCCCATGAACAGTGCCTTCCAGACACTGCTCTGGTCTCTTACTGTGTCCATGTTCCCTCTGGGTGGCTTTTTTGGGTCCCTGCTGGTGTATCCTATGGTCAACAATTGTGGCAGGTACGTGACAGCCGTGTCTGAGGTCCCTCACCCCAGGGCTCAGATAAGACTTGTCTCACAGATCACTCCAGCTGGGAGGATGAATTTCCCACACACACCTTGGCAGTAAAAGACTTGGGATGAGGATGAGTTGCTGGGCTCAGCTACACGTGTTGTCAGGAATTTATATGGTTTCAGGATGGCCAAGGCCAGGCTGTGTGCTGGGCACTGAGCCAGCCAGAGAGCACTGGTGGAAGTGCTGGGCTGAGATCAGGCCCAGCTGCTCTGGGTTCCTGAGAAACTTCAGTTCTTTCTGGAAGCCTTCATTCCCTGCAGGAAAAATGGGACAATTGGCACTTTCTCTTTGATCAGTCTTTGGGATGATGAGTCATTGGGGTTTGGGACAGCATTGCACCCCGGGGGCCTTAGAAAAACCAAGCTGAATGTCTCCTTTCCTGTTACTTTGCAGAAAGGGCACTTTGCTGATAAATAACctcttctccatctcttctGCAATCCTCATGGGGACCTCAGAGCTAGCAAAAACCTTTGAAGCAATCATCATTTCCCGTTTTATCATGGGAATATATGCTGGTAAGTGGATGGTAAAGGGAGagccataaatattttcttggctACAGTAAAGCTGTTTTATTCTCTCAACATTTTAGCATCTGCATAACAATGCTGTGCTTTAGCACTGGTCATCTGCATGTTGCAGAAGTACTAAAGATCTCTTGGAGATAAGGGCCCTGAGACTGGAATTTAAGGTATATATAAAGGAGGTGTGTGCCTGCAGGTGAACCTCTCCTCTGCAATAAACATCTACTAGgcactgcagctcccccagccaggAAACCTGCTGCTGATAATCTCTTTCCCCAGAGGACTTAAAGCAGGTAgtctatcttttttttcctttttaacataATCAGAATAATCCATTAAAGTCGTTGGAGTCAGTGCCAGATCCAATAATCCAGTCCTGGAACTGACTGTTCTTCCTGCAGGAGGAAAGAACTgttaaaagggagaaaaaaagagctcaGAGACACAGGATTTACTGCAAAGATAGTGGGAAACCAAGGATATAAGTTATTGCTGGTGTAAATGGCTTTTTTAGAGCTGCAGAAACAGGGAACAAACAGAACCCCAGAATTCTGAGTACCCTGTGCAGTGTTGGGCAGAGCCAACAGGTCTGTAAGGGTCCTGAGAGCATTTAGGCTCAATTAATTGGCTTTGGGCTGGCGAGGCTCATGTGCTGCACGGTTTATTAATGAGTTGGGATATCCTGTAAGGACAAATTTCCTGCCTTAGCTCAGTGACTGTAATTGCTGCACATTACAGATCAAGTTGCTTTCCTCGGGGCAGcttcttgttttccagttttatcTACTccagtggttttattttggcttttgaCTGGCCTAAACCTGGCAGCTGCTCTTAGCACTGGAGCTCGGAATAAACGCAGAGGGACGTGTTCAGTGTGATCCCTCTTTCCAGTTATTTATAACCCACAAAGGAATCTGGACTGGCTGTCCTGACTTTGCAGTTTGACCTCACTAGAACTGTGGGTGTTTTTCCTGGGGAGGGAAGCtgctgagcccagcctggctgccctgggATCTGGGAGGATCCAAGTGTCACTCTCCAGGAGGATCCAAATGTCACCCTCCAGCAGTGGTGACACTTGTTTCCATGCCTTTTTAGCTTTCAGATATCAGCTTGATCACCTCTGTAACCCCGAGCTCCTGAAGCTCAGGACCTCTAGAAATGTCAGATAAGAGCCTCATGTGGTCATTTGACTCCAGGAGTTTGGGGTTTGCGTGCCAGGATTTACAGCGTAAGCAGGGAGCTGGCAGCTCGCTGGGGTTACTGGGGGTAGGCATGTCATGTTCCTCGAAATAACCCATGCCTTTGGTGTCCTGATTGGATTAGAAATCCCTGTTCCAGCATTCCAGTTGCAAGACATCTCAGACCAGAAAGCTCTCTGCAAAGTGTTACTGAGCAGCGAGTTTTTAAGAGCCAACACGAAGTCATTTCCTTCCACCCTCACACCAGCTTGACTGGatactgatttcttttcttgttttagtGGAAGTAAAAGTTCCTTCCTTAcacaattttcttctgtgtgtctTGTGCTGAAGTAGCTGCTGGGAGAAAGCTGCTTTTAGGAAGGTGAACACAGAGCCTTCAAATCATCTGCTGGCTCTGTGGCCAAGACAGGCTCCTGCTCACCCTGTGACTCCTCAAATGCTTTGCAGCTGAGCAGTTGATAACCTCGACGCTCAGAGCACCAGCAGATGGGCAGGTTACACTCTAGAGCCAGAGCTTCTGAGGGTagcagctgcagggatggatgtTGTACCTCTCCACGTACTGAATGACCCAGTGCCACATGGTTTTTGTCCCCTCTTTCACTGAGAGTGAGGAAAACACGCACAGCCTGTTCACTGGCCAGAATGTGACATCAAAtcttcagctggagcagaagggTTTGAGTGTGGAATTCCTGCGTGTGCTGTGGTTCATCAGGAATCTCTTTTGCCCCCCGCAGGAAAACAGCATCTCGCTGGAGATTGTGAGTGTGCTGACACCAGGCAGGGCTAACACTGTTCTCTCACTACCAGGTCTGGCTTCCAATGTGGTTCCCATGTTCCTTGGAGAAATGTCCCCCAGAAATCTCAGAGGTGCTATTGGAATAGTCCCACAGCTCTTCATCACCGTCGGGATCCTTGTAGCTCAGATCCTTGGTCTCAACAGCATCCTGGGGAATGTTGAAGGTAAAGCTCTGGCTGGGGACTTTGCTGTGGGCTCCGTAGGGGGAGGATTTCTCACTGTTGTTGTCCTGTCTCCATGGTTGCAGGCtggcctgtgctgctggggctcaCGGGGATCCCATCACTGATCCAGCTCCTTACACTGCCCTTTTTCCCTGAGAGTCCCAGGTACCTGCTGCTCCAAAAGGGCAACGAAGAGCAGGCACGACAAGGTACAGTGTCATCCTTTAATGGAAGGGGAGATGGAACTGGATGGATCTggctgggggacaccactgaTGGCAAAGCGTGAAATTCCTCACTGGTGGTGAAGGTGGAATTCTTGCAGCACTACTCCTTCCTCTGCATGTGTGAATCCCCAGCTTCCCACCACGGAGGCACTGCTGCCCAGCATTACATTGTCTTGTTCTGTCTTGATTTGAAGCAGGAGAGCTCACTGTAAAACTCACTTTCCTCTCCCAACTAGCCCTGCAGAGGCTGAGAGGCTGCGATGACGTGGATGACGAGATAGAAGAAATGTTCCAAGAGGGCCagtcagaaaaggaagaagggcAGTTCTCTGTGCTCAGCCTGTGCACCTTCAGAGGCCTGAGGTGGCAGCTCATCTCCATCATCGTCATGATGATGGgccagcagctctctggggtCAATGGGGTGAGTGGGAAGCGGGAAAGGCACTGGGGTGGAAAGGAAGGGATGGATGAGGTTGATGATGCAGGGCAGTGCTGACACAGGAGATAAAACCCAGGACACAGGAGTAGCCCTTCATCCAGGACACTGTTCATATTGTGGTGGGTTGGCCCTGGCTGGTACCAAATCCAGCACAGACAGGTACAGGGTCAGGCTCATATACAGATGCAGGATCAAGCTGTCCTGTTAAGGATAATTTGGATGTTTTTAGAGTGCTTGGGCCCGGATTCAAACAACACtgtcttcagaaataaaataattcagtccTCAGGCTTCAGTGCACCAGTGACAGGATGTAAAGCAGCCAAAATGGGATTCCCACGTTCTGCCCTTGGCCACATACAAACACAGCTGTGGTTTTGCAGGTCTTCTACTACGCAGACAGAATCTTTGAGTCAGCAGGtgtgcaaagcagcagcatccagTATGTCACTGTGTCCATAGGGGCCATCAACGTCGTCATGACTTCGCTTGCTGTGAGTTTCTCTTGGGGCTCTCTGAGCTCTGACTTGTCCAGTCTCCCCTGTCTGTGTCTGTTTAATTTATATTCATCAAACCAGAAATCCCAGAaccatttgggttggaagggatctaaaagatcatctccttccaaccctctgccatgggcagggaaacctCTCACTAGAATGTTACTCACCCATGGGGTGAGGTGCTTTGCACGGTAGGTGTCCTGTGGTGTCCCTTGAGTGAAGGCACCTGGAATTAAAGACCCCAGGTGTTGGGTCTCTCACCCTCTCCTATCTCTTTCAGGTTTTCATTGTGGAATCCCTGGGGAGGAGGATCCTTCTCCTCGCTGGCTTTTCGTTGTGCTGTGCTTCCTGTGCGGTGTTAACCTTGGCCCTCAACCTCCAGGTCTGTACAAATGGCTCAGGTGATCCTACCCAAGCATTTCTGGACTTCCCAGGGAGCAGGCCAGGGTTATATTTTGAAGTACCTCTTGAAAAGCTGTGATCCTGCTTGTCTGAATACTACTTCCAGCATGTCACCTTCCTGTTGCATCCATTTGTTGGCAACCACGATCATACCCAGGCTGTGATTTTGTGGCTAATTATGGACACATCTGGCATTGGAGGGTGACACTGGCTTTAGAGTGCCTTCAAATCTTATTACAAATAGTGCCTTGAATGTGTTGGTGGTGTTCAGATAGGAACCACATCTAACCTGTGATTCAATCCTTCACAGACCACGGTGTCCTGGATGTCCTACCTCAGCATAGCCTGTGTCATTCTCTACATCATTGGGCACGCCATAGGACCCAGTAAGTATGCACAGCCTGGCCAGTCTGCTCCACAAGCTGGCTAAAGCCAAGTGTTATGTTCCATTTCAACCCAAAACCTTTGTGGAGCTCATCCATGGACACTGGATTTCATCTCTGTGTGGCCACGCACCACACAAGTCATTTAATTGctctgggtttttgtttgtttgtttacttggttgtttttttttttaatttaatcctTATTTAATTTATTGGGTGCTCCTAAACACTTAGGAGTTAGAAACCATTGCCTGCCACTGAAGTGGCTGGAACattttttttgaacatttcaACCGTTTGAACAAAGGGttgaaatgacaaaaaaacaaaccagtgtAATCAAGAATTCAGAGTGGAGGAGCTGCCCTCAGGATTTCCAAATGTCCAACTGCCTTCCAGGTCCCGTTCCCTCTGTCATGATCACCGAGATGTTCCTGCAGTCGTCCCGGCCTGCAGCCTTCATGGTGGGAGGGTCTGTGCACTGGCTGAGCAACTTCACCGTGGGGCTCGTGTTCCTCTACATGGAGGTGAGATACAGCCCCACAACAGGGCAAAACTTCAGCTTAAGATTAATCCCTTCACCCCTGTTTAATCCCAAAAGCTGTAAATGCCCCTGTTGGTTCCCAGTACCTGTATGTAGGATTATATGTTAAGGGCAAGAAACTGATGTTAATCAGCATTTTCTTATCACACCTGTCTGCTGCACAGGCTTTAAAAGACAGCAGCTACTTTGCCAGGTGAATGTCTCATCCTGAACTCAGGAGCATGGAAAAGATGGCAAATTCCCCatctttccctgtgtttctcaGGGAGccaattttaattttgatctCTGGGTCCCCAGTTCAAACTGATCCCCAGTAGTGACCCACAAACTGCAGCAGGTGCTGACTTTAGCCTGTGCAAAGGGAGCTGGTGAGTTCACTTTGATTTAGTTTGATTTAGCCTGATTCACCCTCCTTTTCCACTAAATTCGTGGTGTTTCCAATAAACCCACAGTGGTGGTATGAGAAGACAGAATCTAGAACCACCCTAACTTATAGTTGTTCAGCTTTAAAATATGTGCACACCACTGTGGCTGCATTTTTTATAGCCAGTGCAGGGTGCACCATGTCCAAGCCATGTACCTGCCCACCTGGAATGTTTCCCTGATCCCTGCTCTCTCCTGTCCTTGCCctaggctgggctggggcccTACAGCTTCCTCATCTTCTGTGCCATCTGCCTGGCCACTGCACTTTACATCTTCTTCATCGTTCCCGAGACTAAGAACAAAACCTTCATGGAAATCAACAGGATCATGGCCAAGAGGAACAAAGTGGAGattcaggaaaacaaggaagagcTGAAGGATTTCTGCGCTGTCCCGGGTGGGCTGCAAGAGAGGACGATGAGCTTTAGCAGTCAGCTGTGACACAGCCCAGTGTCTGGCCTGGCAGGGACATCCCTCAGCATCTGTTTAGtgggaaaacaaatgcattGATTCATCACTTGATACTGCtctgagaatcacagaatccttaaGGCTGGAGAAGACCTTTACCATCGAGTCCAAACGCAAACCTAACGCTGCCAGTTCCACCTCCTGTCACCAGGAAAGGACAATGTCCTCAGCCAGCCCAGTTCCTGTGACCAAGTGACCAATGTCCCTGATCTCCTGACTGACACACCTTGGGAGACACAAGCCAGCCCTTGTCTTGTCACAAGCCAGCACCACACTCCTCTGAGGAACTGTCACTCATGTATTTGAGGGTCTAGCATGGGGAAactaaatttaatttgttgtcTGAGGGTGCTGCCCTCTGTGttgaaaaaagcagaattgtTGAACAGCCTGGCATGGATTTGGTGGTGTTGATGGAGAGTCCTTCACATGGTTTACTTTAACcttacaaaattacttttatacCTGCCCTCAAATTTGTGATATATGtgttgaaaaagaaactgttttcatgTTCTATCTCTACATCCCTTACAGAAAAGAAGGCAAAGGGCTGTCCCTGGCCAGGGCACAAGGATtgcacaggagctgctttacATCCCCTTTCCTATGTGATATGTCTGCAGGGGAAGGGTGGTGAGTGGACAGTgataaacagaaggaaacacaTGTGCAGGGAGGATGGTGAGAAAGCGAGACTGGGTGAAGGATGGGACAGAAATTTTATTTGAGAAAGTGGCTCCTGTGACCAAGGAGAGCAGGTCTTTGGCACGAAGGATCTAGGTAGGGGGATCTAAAATTCCTGTGAGGGGTATGACAGCCCAAGGTGCTGGACTGTGCCTCAAGTTCTGCTGTTCTTTGCCTCTACCCCACTGATGGAGGCTTTGCTCTCTTGGACAGAcaccctggagcagcagcaggggcacGGTGAGCCCATACAAAGCAGAAGGAGAAACAAGCCAATAATCTCAATTCTTCTCAGTTCCCCCAGCAAGCAGTTCAGAATCTCCTGATgccttaattaaaaaaccagcagctgGGATCACTGGCAGCTGGTGTCAGCCTCCAGAACCACCCCCCCCAGGAGGGCCATGGGGGTTTGTCCCCAGGCTATGACATCCCCCTTCGGCTGCCCCGGTTTGCACAGCGCGAGCGCCCGAACCTCCGCAGGGCTGAGAACGTGGCTCCACAGGTTCACCT
This genomic window from Chiroxiphia lanceolata isolate bChiLan1 chromosome 22, bChiLan1.pri, whole genome shotgun sequence contains:
- the LOC116797434 gene encoding solute carrier family 2, facilitated glucose transporter member 5-like, with the protein product MKLKGGEQESSDRSEGAKGKMTISLALVALISAFGSSFQYGYNVSVINSPAPYMQDFYNQTYLDRTGKPMNSAFQTLLWSLTVSMFPLGGFFGSLLVYPMVNNCGRKGTLLINNLFSISSAILMGTSELAKTFEAIIISRFIMGIYAGLASNVVPMFLGEMSPRNLRGAIGIVPQLFITVGILVAQILGLNSILGNVEGWPVLLGLTGIPSLIQLLTLPFFPESPRYLLLQKGNEEQARQALQRLRGCDDVDDEIEEMFQEGQSEKEEGQFSVLSLCTFRGLRWQLISIIVMMMGQQLSGVNGVFYYADRIFESAGVQSSSIQYVTVSIGAINVVMTSLAVFIVESLGRRILLLAGFSLCCASCAVLTLALNLQTTVSWMSYLSIACVILYIIGHAIGPSPVPSVMITEMFLQSSRPAAFMVGGSVHWLSNFTVGLVFLYMEAGLGPYSFLIFCAICLATALYIFFIVPETKNKTFMEINRIMAKRNKVEIQENKEELKDFCAVPGGLQERTMSFSSQL